The Thalassoroseus pseudoceratinae genome has a segment encoding these proteins:
- a CDS encoding serine/threonine-protein kinase, translating to MTQSPGPTPDEAGSPFAFPLLPGATRHTETVINLEGRGDDSSDKPQSSSDVRNEPDLWNRLFPVLNPDGSSISETEPAGPEGVELGHFVVKERIGIGGMGAVFRALDTRLQRVVALKVLGPSQSRDESAVRRFQNEARSAARLDHDNIARVHYFGEDKGLHFIAFEYIRGMNLRDLITRHGPLHPAEAVNYTLQIATALKHTCEAGVVHRDIKPSNIIITSNGRAKLVDLGLARKEAADSLGDITLAGTTLGTFDYISPEQAQDPRSVDIRSDIYSLGCTLYHLLTGSPPYPEGTVLQKLLDHQGKEPPDPANRNRHVPTELSQIVKKMMATKPKNRYATPDDLLVDLGHLARAFGLQAVDPESYVWTIPEVQQERFWERHFGWIATIGLLFAIVIGIERFPKWTAPIASQTDRVASNTTRTEPATGLDGGQVIPPDSRSNAVGTPPIEDEGELTPEETLSSVTSESPFLDVELSESQPSTDSSSDLPKPLMKPDVATSPEFPFEGIEPLLKPTGSNVPSPLRPTETAATPAPKTQQETTDVVAMTPAKTQVSTSLPSKESEKSKTNSPATKVTPVGQLRPYTILRADGSSSETKPTLEAACAAANDGDIIEIRTSGTLPEQIRKPILIKGKKLAIRAAEDSRPWLEYYIDDTDGVTEQTRLIELVDASIDLINIDLRFDTATQLGANTDWAVISLQGSGQVRLDRVSITVENLGNVDCTAIELLEAPVRTGVDMGMKRTGGESRPEFSIEIVDSLIRGGCDVITAHHTNPGRVNLERSAIVVEGAAYASIGNLELLDESARVELRMVHVTAVTNSLIRFDAGTTPRDLLPIDVPTARDNIFATNTSNPLVVVEGAVSSDRYEQLLQWNGQRNFYHGYEMFWSGDAADFVSRDFEMWKRTWTQSTAGREIGAQNGEFEWSGMWDRMESSSVAPADLTLDDQTLGNPAISGATDGTNVGAPLQSLPAPPSFPAEIR from the coding sequence ATGACTCAATCTCCGGGGCCAACTCCCGACGAGGCCGGTTCGCCGTTTGCCTTTCCGTTGCTGCCTGGAGCGACACGTCACACGGAAACTGTCATCAATCTCGAAGGACGAGGTGACGATTCTTCCGACAAACCGCAAAGCTCATCTGACGTTCGCAACGAGCCTGATCTCTGGAACCGTTTGTTCCCGGTGCTGAATCCGGATGGTTCGTCGATTTCCGAAACCGAACCTGCTGGCCCGGAAGGTGTGGAACTCGGGCATTTTGTGGTCAAGGAACGGATCGGGATTGGCGGCATGGGAGCCGTCTTCCGAGCATTGGACACGCGGCTTCAACGCGTCGTGGCTCTGAAAGTTCTTGGCCCGAGTCAATCGCGGGATGAGTCCGCCGTCCGCCGTTTTCAAAACGAAGCCCGATCGGCCGCCCGACTTGATCACGACAACATTGCCCGTGTGCACTATTTCGGAGAAGACAAGGGGCTGCATTTCATCGCCTTCGAATACATTCGGGGGATGAACCTGCGAGATCTAATCACTCGGCATGGTCCGTTGCATCCGGCAGAGGCGGTTAACTACACGCTTCAAATTGCGACAGCGTTGAAGCATACCTGTGAGGCGGGTGTTGTTCATCGCGACATCAAGCCGTCTAACATCATTATTACGTCCAACGGTCGAGCAAAGTTGGTCGACTTGGGTTTAGCGCGGAAGGAAGCAGCCGACTCTCTGGGTGATATTACTCTCGCCGGCACAACACTCGGAACATTCGACTACATCTCTCCCGAGCAGGCTCAAGATCCGCGTTCCGTCGACATTCGTAGCGACATTTACTCGCTCGGTTGCACGCTGTACCACCTCTTGACGGGATCCCCCCCGTACCCGGAAGGCACAGTGCTGCAGAAATTACTCGACCATCAGGGCAAGGAACCCCCGGACCCCGCTAATCGAAATCGGCATGTGCCCACGGAGTTGTCGCAAATCGTCAAAAAGATGATGGCGACAAAGCCTAAGAACCGTTACGCAACACCAGATGATTTGCTTGTCGATCTCGGCCACTTGGCTCGGGCGTTTGGTCTGCAAGCCGTCGACCCCGAAAGTTACGTTTGGACGATTCCCGAAGTCCAACAAGAACGCTTCTGGGAACGGCATTTTGGTTGGATCGCCACAATCGGCCTCCTGTTTGCCATCGTGATCGGCATCGAGCGGTTTCCGAAATGGACCGCTCCAATTGCGTCACAAACTGATCGGGTCGCATCAAACACGACACGCACGGAGCCTGCTACAGGCTTGGATGGTGGACAAGTTATTCCACCAGACTCTCGCAGCAACGCGGTTGGGACACCCCCAATCGAAGATGAAGGCGAACTCACGCCGGAAGAAACGCTGTCGTCCGTGACATCCGAAAGCCCATTTCTGGACGTGGAATTATCCGAGTCTCAACCGTCGACGGATTCGTCCTCGGACCTTCCAAAACCGTTGATGAAACCAGACGTCGCCACATCGCCGGAATTTCCGTTTGAGGGAATCGAACCTCTGTTGAAGCCAACGGGTTCAAACGTTCCCAGTCCGTTGAGACCAACGGAAACTGCTGCAACACCGGCCCCGAAAACACAGCAAGAGACAACCGACGTTGTGGCGATGACACCTGCCAAAACCCAAGTGTCGACCTCACTGCCTTCCAAAGAGTCAGAAAAATCAAAGACCAATTCCCCGGCAACGAAAGTGACACCGGTCGGGCAGCTGCGACCGTACACCATTCTTCGAGCCGATGGTTCTTCCTCGGAAACCAAACCCACGCTCGAAGCCGCATGTGCCGCCGCGAACGACGGCGACATCATCGAGATTCGTACATCCGGAACGCTTCCCGAACAGATCCGGAAACCGATCCTCATTAAAGGGAAGAAACTCGCCATCCGTGCCGCCGAGGATTCCCGCCCGTGGCTGGAGTACTACATCGACGACACGGACGGAGTGACCGAACAAACACGGTTGATTGAACTGGTCGATGCTTCCATTGATTTGATCAACATCGATCTCCGTTTTGACACGGCCACGCAACTCGGTGCGAATACGGATTGGGCTGTGATCTCGCTGCAAGGTAGTGGCCAAGTTCGTTTGGATCGCGTGTCGATCACCGTCGAAAATTTGGGGAACGTGGATTGCACGGCCATCGAGTTGCTCGAAGCCCCCGTGAGAACCGGGGTCGACATGGGCATGAAGCGAACTGGCGGGGAATCACGACCGGAATTCAGCATCGAAATCGTGGATAGCCTGATCCGCGGGGGGTGCGATGTCATTACGGCCCATCACACGAACCCAGGCCGGGTCAACCTCGAACGGTCCGCGATCGTCGTTGAAGGGGCCGCCTACGCATCGATCGGAAATCTTGAGCTACTCGATGAATCTGCCCGCGTGGAATTGCGAATGGTACACGTAACGGCGGTCACGAATTCCCTCATTCGGTTTGACGCTGGCACCACACCTCGTGACCTGCTTCCAATCGACGTTCCAACCGCCCGAGACAACATCTTCGCTACCAACACCAGCAATCCGTTGGTCGTGGTCGAGGGAGCCGTGAGTTCCGACCGTTATGAACAACTACTGCAATGGAACGGGCAGCGAAACTTCTATCATGGTTACGAAATGTTTTGGTCCGGCGACGCTGCCGATTTTGTCTCTCGCGATTTTGAAATGTGGAAACGCACCTGGACGCAATCGACGGCGGGACGAGAAATCGGTGCTCAGAATGGCGAATTCGAGTGGAGCGGTATGTGGGATCGCATGGAATCGTCCTCGGTCGCTCCGGCTGATCTGACGCTAGACGATCAAACTCTCGGCAACCCTGCGATCTCTGGAGCCACTGACGGCACGAACGTCGGTGCCCCGTTGCAATCTCTGCCAGCTCCACCGAGTTTTCCAGCAGAAATCCGCTAA
- a CDS encoding chemotaxis protein CheX, with translation MPMRTFNTELTTNATNPFISATKQTFSTMLNCVPERESLTFKANGSGPPPYEVSAIINVTGSADGLVLLSMPVRTSLNIVSRILRTKAESLNDEVIDAVGEVTNIICGAAKVQMEELQLQIDIPTVVVGRNRVIRYPGQITPLSAGFSSEIGEFALEFGFHRSE, from the coding sequence ATGCCGATGAGAACCTTCAACACAGAACTAACAACGAATGCGACGAACCCGTTCATTTCCGCGACAAAACAGACCTTCTCGACGATGCTGAATTGCGTTCCAGAACGCGAGTCGTTGACATTCAAGGCTAATGGATCGGGACCACCACCATACGAAGTCAGCGCGATCATCAATGTGACGGGGTCAGCAGATGGGCTCGTGTTGCTTAGCATGCCAGTCCGCACTTCGCTAAACATCGTGTCGCGAATACTGCGTACGAAGGCTGAATCATTAAATGACGAAGTCATCGATGCTGTTGGCGAAGTCACGAACATTATTTGCGGGGCGGCTAAGGTTCAGATGGAGGAACTGCAGTTGCAAATCGACATTCCGACTGTTGTTGTCGGTCGAAATCGAGTGATACGCTACCCAGGCCAGATTACTCCGCTATCTGCGGGGTTCTCATCCGAGATTGGAGAGTTCGCGTTAGAATTCGGATTTCACCGCAGTGAGTAA
- a CDS encoding 3'(2'),5'-bisphosphate nucleotidase — translation MTENIDHSEARGFDMYEAELAVGIDAVRQAMSVCEYVQAQVTPEAMEKRDKSPVTIADFASQAVICRSLGLAFPADPIVAEEDSAALKEPEQKPFLDRIEQELTRAGIQGTVNDIYRWIDQGNSQSYCNRFWTLDPIDGTKGFLRGEQYAVSLALIVEGMPTVAVLGCPNLKTADGQSGVIFSAVSGRGASCQHTDENGSPQPIRVRETSDLTQSQFCESVESGHSKHDWSAQIAETLGIVADPVRMDSQAKYAAVARGDADIYLRLPTRPGYREKIWDHAGGVLVVQEAGGTVTDIDGKPLDFTHGMELATNQGVVVTTGHHHEKVIAAIQQTKPKSNK, via the coding sequence ATGACTGAAAATATTGACCATTCCGAAGCTCGTGGATTCGACATGTATGAAGCCGAGTTGGCAGTCGGTATCGACGCGGTTCGCCAGGCTATGTCAGTTTGTGAATATGTCCAGGCACAGGTGACTCCTGAAGCGATGGAGAAACGGGATAAAAGTCCTGTCACCATTGCAGACTTTGCAAGTCAAGCGGTGATCTGCCGTTCATTGGGTCTGGCATTTCCCGCTGATCCAATCGTTGCGGAGGAAGATTCCGCCGCTCTCAAAGAACCAGAGCAAAAGCCGTTCCTAGATCGAATCGAACAAGAGTTGACACGCGCGGGAATCCAAGGAACAGTCAACGATATCTACCGTTGGATTGACCAAGGGAACTCGCAAAGTTACTGCAATCGGTTTTGGACGCTCGACCCGATCGACGGGACGAAAGGGTTTCTCCGAGGCGAGCAATACGCGGTGTCGCTGGCATTGATTGTTGAGGGAATGCCGACGGTTGCGGTGTTGGGCTGTCCGAATCTCAAAACTGCGGATGGCCAATCCGGCGTGATTTTCTCGGCGGTTAGTGGACGTGGCGCGAGCTGTCAGCACACGGATGAGAATGGTTCCCCACAGCCAATCCGCGTTCGTGAAACGAGTGATTTGACTCAATCGCAATTTTGCGAATCGGTCGAAAGTGGTCACAGCAAACATGATTGGTCCGCACAAATTGCCGAGACTTTAGGCATCGTCGCCGATCCCGTTCGCATGGATAGCCAAGCAAAGTACGCCGCCGTCGCGCGAGGCGATGCGGATATTTATTTGCGTCTGCCGACCCGTCCCGGCTATCGTGAGAAGATCTGGGATCACGCCGGTGGTGTACTCGTCGTGCAGGAAGCGGGGGGGACCGTTACAGACATTGACGGCAAACCCCTCGATTTCACGCACGGAATGGAGTTGGCGACAAATCAGGGCGTGGTCGTAACGACAGGTCATCACCACGAGAAAGTCATTGCGGCGATCCAGCAAACCAAACCGAAATCCAACAAATAA
- a CDS encoding flotillin family protein yields the protein MSPLLFAADLVDMLASPYGIGLVGFIILTSLFLFLAKRYRRCPSNAILVIYGSVGAGKSAKTVHGGGAFILPIVQDYDYLSLEPIQIEVPLQDALSHENIRVNVPSVFTVAIGTEPEVMQNAAVRLLGLKTIDIKKQAEDIIFGQLRQVIASMRIEDINRDRDAFLANIHQNLEPELEKIGLVLINVNITDITDESGYIEAIGQRAAAEAVQNARADVAEQEKLGEIRVAAADRDKYVQVADANKTKEIGMREASRAQAVRVAELNKEQEVAEQRANFERDTAVADAQREKRIAVAQADAAAIEGETESKAKVADANATLNVRQAEAYEIGETRKREAAAAVEEAQHRAMAKAALAEAERIEAERRAEMEAPAKAMKAKTIVEAEAAAEKRKLDAEAEAAAIFARLDAEARGEYEKLAKKGQGLKEIVAACGGSQQAFQLMMLEHLDTLAAKSAEAISNIKFDKIIVWDNGGNGSDPNGGNMTSNFLQNMSRTLPPMMQVMKDIGGVEMPEYLAKFAEAEEEKVAASTKNGKESHAASTEVT from the coding sequence ATGTCTCCGTTATTGTTTGCCGCCGATCTGGTGGATATGTTAGCGTCGCCTTATGGCATTGGTTTGGTTGGTTTCATCATTCTGACCAGCTTGTTTCTCTTTCTGGCGAAACGCTATCGCCGTTGTCCCAGTAACGCCATCTTGGTGATTTACGGTAGCGTCGGTGCGGGGAAAAGTGCGAAGACCGTGCACGGTGGTGGGGCGTTCATTCTGCCGATTGTGCAAGACTACGACTATCTCTCACTCGAACCGATTCAGATTGAAGTCCCTTTGCAAGATGCGTTGTCGCACGAAAACATTCGCGTCAACGTGCCGAGCGTGTTCACCGTTGCCATTGGTACCGAACCGGAAGTCATGCAGAACGCCGCCGTTCGTTTGCTCGGTCTGAAAACCATCGATATCAAGAAGCAAGCTGAAGACATCATCTTCGGGCAACTCCGTCAAGTGATTGCGTCCATGCGGATCGAGGACATCAACCGTGACCGCGATGCCTTCTTGGCGAATATCCATCAAAACCTCGAGCCGGAATTAGAGAAGATCGGCCTGGTGCTGATCAACGTGAATATCACCGACATCACCGATGAATCTGGCTACATTGAAGCCATCGGACAACGGGCCGCCGCCGAAGCTGTGCAGAACGCACGTGCTGATGTCGCCGAGCAAGAGAAACTCGGGGAAATCCGAGTTGCCGCCGCCGACCGTGACAAATATGTCCAAGTCGCCGATGCGAACAAGACCAAAGAGATCGGGATGCGGGAAGCGTCTCGGGCTCAAGCCGTTCGAGTCGCGGAGTTGAACAAGGAACAGGAAGTCGCTGAGCAACGTGCCAACTTCGAGCGTGATACCGCTGTGGCAGATGCCCAACGTGAAAAGCGTATTGCAGTGGCTCAAGCTGATGCTGCCGCGATTGAAGGGGAAACGGAATCGAAAGCGAAGGTCGCCGATGCCAATGCAACTTTGAATGTCCGCCAAGCCGAAGCGTATGAAATCGGTGAGACTCGAAAACGCGAGGCGGCCGCTGCTGTCGAAGAGGCCCAACACCGCGCGATGGCAAAAGCAGCACTCGCGGAAGCGGAACGAATCGAAGCCGAACGGCGGGCCGAGATGGAAGCTCCCGCAAAAGCGATGAAAGCGAAGACCATCGTCGAAGCTGAAGCCGCCGCCGAGAAGAGAAAACTCGACGCCGAAGCCGAAGCTGCCGCCATCTTCGCACGGCTTGATGCGGAAGCTCGTGGGGAGTACGAGAAACTGGCCAAGAAAGGTCAGGGTCTCAAAGAGATCGTCGCCGCCTGTGGTGGTTCTCAGCAGGCATTCCAGCTAATGATGCTGGAACACCTCGATACACTTGCCGCGAAAAGTGCCGAAGCGATTTCGAATATCAAGTTCGATAAGATCATCGTTTGGGATAACGGTGGGAACGGTTCTGACCCTAATGGCGGGAATATGACTAGCAACTTCCTGCAGAATATGTCCCGCACGCTACCCCCAATGATGCAAGTCATGAAAGATATTGGTGGAGTGGAAATGCCGGAATACCTAGCAAAATTCGCCGAAGCCGAAGAGGAGAAAGTCGCCGCTAGCACCAAGAACGGGAAGGAATCCCACGCAGCTAGCACCGAGGTAACCTAG
- a CDS encoding PSD1 and planctomycete cytochrome C domain-containing protein produces MLDFSVPRQFACVGLILGITLSPCFADDAGLEFFERKIRPVLVEKCYACHSAKAAADGELKGSLRLDTRQALLVGGDSGPAIVPKKPDESPLIEALDYTTYEMPPSGPLGEQVVSDFRKWIEMGAPDPRDGGKVDPVAKNEINFDAAREFWSFQPPTRHTEPVVQHKSWIERPIDAFVLRRMEDAGLSPSDTAERRTWLRRVTFDLTGLPPSPQDVERFLKDHSADAKSRVVERLLASPQYGEHWAKMWLDLMRYAEDQAHIVGNNRSLCYPNAYLYRDWVIEALNDDVPYDRFIKLQLAADLLEPDDDRNHVALGFIGLGPKYYRRNSLEVMADEWEDRVDVVGRGLLGLTVACARCHDHKYDPIETEDYYALAGVFASTRMLNRPLKNAKKSEKSKQAKSPDDSMHIIADAPTKDLNVFIRGDVKKKGPTVPRRFLQILDPEAKPFASQSGRLELAEAIADPNNPLTARVIVNRIWARHFGTPIVDTPSNFGKLGSEPSHPQLLDDLATRFVEHGWSLKWLHREITLSATYGQSSLGTEKSLEVDPANVYLSRMPRQRLSIEQWRDAILSISGKLEPQVGGTSIDPQDPTAARRTVYSEISRLELNSMLALFGHPDPNTHSERRIQTTTPLQKLFVLNSPFMVAQAEAFAQRLIDNRKDLDSQLDLAYRLCFNRLPHEAERSLAKQFLQSDEDDAVGRWTQYAQILFASNELQFVD; encoded by the coding sequence ATGTTGGACTTTTCGGTTCCGCGACAGTTTGCTTGCGTTGGCTTGATTCTTGGAATCACTCTTTCACCGTGCTTTGCGGATGATGCTGGTTTGGAGTTCTTCGAACGCAAGATTCGTCCGGTGTTGGTCGAGAAGTGTTACGCCTGCCACTCGGCGAAAGCGGCCGCGGACGGGGAATTGAAAGGGAGCTTGCGGCTCGACACACGACAGGCCCTTCTTGTGGGTGGAGATTCCGGTCCGGCGATTGTTCCGAAGAAACCGGATGAGAGCCCGTTAATCGAAGCACTCGATTACACGACCTACGAGATGCCACCAAGTGGACCGTTGGGCGAGCAAGTCGTGTCGGACTTTCGCAAGTGGATCGAAATGGGTGCGCCGGACCCGCGAGACGGTGGCAAAGTCGATCCCGTTGCCAAGAACGAAATCAACTTTGATGCCGCTCGAGAGTTTTGGTCGTTTCAACCTCCAACGCGGCACACTGAACCGGTCGTCCAACACAAATCTTGGATTGAACGTCCAATCGACGCCTTCGTTCTGCGACGGATGGAAGATGCAGGATTGTCACCCAGCGATACCGCGGAGCGTCGGACGTGGTTGCGACGAGTCACTTTCGATCTGACCGGACTTCCACCGTCACCGCAGGACGTCGAACGATTTCTCAAGGATCACTCCGCCGATGCCAAGTCGCGTGTGGTCGAACGCTTGTTGGCCTCCCCACAGTACGGCGAACACTGGGCGAAGATGTGGTTGGACTTGATGCGATACGCAGAAGATCAAGCTCACATCGTCGGCAACAACCGATCCCTATGCTACCCCAACGCGTATCTGTATCGGGATTGGGTCATCGAAGCCCTCAACGATGATGTCCCGTACGATCGTTTCATCAAACTTCAACTCGCCGCCGATCTGCTGGAACCCGATGACGACCGCAATCATGTGGCATTGGGCTTCATCGGATTAGGGCCGAAGTACTATCGTCGCAATTCGCTGGAAGTGATGGCCGATGAGTGGGAAGACCGGGTGGATGTCGTCGGTCGCGGTTTGCTCGGTCTAACCGTTGCGTGTGCACGCTGCCACGATCATAAATACGACCCCATCGAGACCGAAGATTATTACGCACTCGCGGGAGTCTTTGCCAGCACAAGAATGCTGAACCGTCCGCTGAAGAACGCGAAAAAATCCGAGAAGAGCAAGCAGGCGAAGAGTCCCGATGACTCCATGCACATCATCGCGGATGCCCCGACCAAAGACTTGAATGTCTTCATTCGGGGAGACGTCAAAAAGAAGGGCCCCACAGTTCCGCGGCGGTTCTTGCAGATTCTCGACCCCGAAGCCAAGCCGTTTGCGTCACAGAGCGGCCGTCTGGAATTGGCGGAAGCCATTGCCGATCCGAACAACCCATTAACTGCGCGTGTCATCGTCAATCGTATTTGGGCTCGTCACTTCGGGACCCCGATTGTCGATACTCCGAGTAACTTCGGAAAACTCGGATCGGAACCATCACACCCACAATTGCTCGACGACTTGGCCACGCGATTCGTGGAACATGGCTGGTCGTTGAAATGGTTGCATCGCGAGATCACACTTTCAGCGACCTATGGTCAATCGAGCCTGGGAACCGAAAAGTCTCTCGAAGTGGACCCGGCGAATGTCTATCTCTCCCGGATGCCGAGACAGCGGCTGAGTATCGAACAATGGCGAGACGCGATTCTATCCATCTCCGGAAAACTCGAACCGCAAGTTGGTGGAACGTCGATTGACCCGCAGGATCCCACGGCCGCTCGCCGAACGGTCTACAGTGAAATCAGCCGGTTGGAACTGAATTCGATGTTGGCGTTGTTCGGGCACCCTGATCCGAACACGCACAGCGAACGTCGAATTCAAACCACGACGCCGCTGCAAAAACTGTTCGTGCTCAACAGTCCGTTCATGGTCGCCCAGGCTGAGGCGTTTGCACAACGACTGATCGACAATCGAAAAGACCTCGATTCTCAACTTGATCTCGCGTACCGACTCTGCTTCAACCGACTACCGCACGAAGCCGAACGGTCGCTCGCCAAACAGTTCCTGCAAAGTGACGAGGACGACGCCGTCGGACGGTGGACGCAGTACGCTCAAATCTTGTTTGCTTCAAATGAACTGCAATTCGTCGACTAA
- a CDS encoding amino acid kinase family protein, with protein MSKPIWVWKLGGSLLNLDDIPRRLDQAVASFPHRPLLVVGGGSIADAVRDWDKRFQIGEDQSHVLALRAMELNAHLMTTIWPRGLLVTDRSAADSAWRNDRVPILQTRLFLDDEERRDAAGLPSILPLPHTWEATSDTIAAWITLRWPADGLMLLKSIDRPLNDLGDAVDPAFSRFVDHIPSLKWLNLRTYYLSTHRF; from the coding sequence ATGAGCAAACCGATTTGGGTATGGAAACTCGGCGGAAGTTTGCTGAATTTAGATGACATTCCCCGACGTTTGGATCAGGCCGTTGCGTCGTTTCCCCATCGACCACTGTTGGTCGTTGGTGGCGGTTCGATTGCGGATGCGGTTCGCGATTGGGACAAACGCTTTCAGATCGGTGAGGACCAATCGCACGTGCTTGCGCTCCGAGCGATGGAGCTCAATGCACACCTGATGACAACGATCTGGCCAAGAGGATTGCTTGTGACGGATCGATCGGCTGCGGACTCAGCGTGGCGGAATGACCGCGTTCCGATCTTGCAAACGCGATTATTCTTGGATGACGAAGAACGCCGTGACGCCGCTGGCTTACCGTCGATTCTTCCTTTGCCCCACACTTGGGAGGCCACCAGCGATACCATTGCCGCGTGGATCACACTGCGATGGCCGGCCGACGGGTTGATGCTGTTGAAATCAATTGATCGCCCGCTCAACGACTTGGGCGATGCGGTCGATCCGGCGTTTTCCCGTTTCGTCGATCACATTCCGAGCCTGAAATGGCTGAATCTTCGCACTTATTATCTGTCAACGCACAGATTCTAA
- a CDS encoding DegT/DnrJ/EryC1/StrS family aminotransferase → MSERPAILGGEPIRPQGPPEWPPRNPAIRDALLSAWQDGSWGRYDGRHCRELIEQLAEHHQTEHVILCSSGTVAVELALRGVGVGSGDDVLLAAYDFKANFQNVLTIGANPLLHDIRHDDWQFDVQSLECIEMPQSTAVLVSHLHGGVVDMPALRRWADRQKIKVIEDACQMPGAQLFGRTAGTWGDVGVISFGGSKTLSAGRGGAVLTNDATIAQRTRLYTQRGNNAYPLSELQAAVLLPQLRSLDHNRQRRLDNANTLRESFATSSGLRAFKLKADCEPDYYKLGIQYDPETFGGLSRDRFSAAMRAEGIAMDPGFRSLHRIHSRRRFRTVGDLPEADRADTNVLVLHHPVLLEDNAALQEIISATERIREFAGEIAK, encoded by the coding sequence ATGTCAGAACGACCCGCAATTTTAGGTGGCGAGCCGATCCGTCCGCAGGGACCGCCGGAATGGCCGCCACGAAACCCAGCCATTCGGGACGCCTTGTTGTCAGCATGGCAGGACGGAAGTTGGGGACGTTACGACGGACGCCATTGCAGGGAATTGATCGAGCAACTCGCGGAACACCATCAGACCGAGCATGTGATTCTTTGCAGCAGTGGAACGGTTGCCGTCGAGTTAGCGTTGCGAGGTGTTGGAGTTGGTTCTGGTGACGACGTTTTGCTGGCGGCTTATGACTTCAAAGCGAACTTTCAGAACGTACTCACGATTGGTGCGAACCCGCTGCTGCATGACATTCGGCATGACGATTGGCAATTCGACGTCCAAAGCCTTGAATGCATCGAAATGCCCCAATCAACGGCGGTGTTGGTATCCCATCTGCATGGTGGTGTTGTCGACATGCCGGCATTGAGACGGTGGGCCGATCGCCAAAAAATCAAGGTCATCGAAGATGCCTGCCAAATGCCAGGAGCCCAATTGTTCGGTCGAACGGCGGGAACTTGGGGGGATGTTGGCGTGATCAGTTTTGGAGGTAGCAAGACGCTCTCAGCAGGGCGGGGCGGGGCGGTGCTCACCAATGACGCCACGATCGCACAGCGAACCCGTCTTTACACGCAACGTGGCAACAACGCCTATCCGCTTTCCGAGTTGCAAGCGGCCGTCCTTTTGCCACAGTTGCGATCACTCGACCACAATCGTCAGCGTCGTCTCGACAACGCGAACACGTTGCGGGAATCGTTTGCGACGAGTTCGGGTCTGCGAGCCTTCAAGTTAAAAGCAGACTGCGAACCCGACTACTACAAGTTGGGAATTCAATACGATCCCGAGACTTTCGGTGGGTTGTCGCGTGATCGTTTTTCCGCTGCAATGCGAGCTGAGGGAATTGCGATGGATCCCGGCTTTCGAAGTCTGCATCGAATTCACAGTCGGCGACGGTTCCGCACGGTCGGCGATCTCCCAGAGGCCGATCGAGCGGACACCAATGTGTTAGTTTTGCACCACCCCGTGTTGCTCGAAGACAACGCTGCGTTGCAAGAAATCATCTCAGCCACCGAGCGAATCCGCGAATTCGCTGGCGAAATTGCCAAATGA